In Halosegnis marinus, one genomic interval encodes:
- a CDS encoding MgtC/SapB family protein, which yields MGSMAATVPDTEVTRLVLAAALGLFLGLEREWSEKSAGVRTLALVSLLGALFTVADGEALVVAGAALVVVHGGLLSARGLFEEDEGLALTTGVTMLVAYGTGVLVGSGLLVEGVTVAVVSSLLLVLKRELHALAGSLSRAEVRSASEFAVLAFVVFPALPPGEAEVTFAGVVLAVEPRVVWLLVVTVAAVGIVNYGVVRLYGGRGVAVTGFFGGLASSTAVVGTMLDHVRQRPAAAPYAVAAVLLANAAMAARNLAIAVAFTLSASPLFGVVLPLGVVVVGSVVLAFATADWDEPVDLELETPFRLRYALGFGVAFLLLVAVGGAASARFGALGLLVTAALAGLVSSAGGTTTAVLLYRSGAVDAETATLAVLLATGTSIGVKVALTAGAANRAFFRRVAGYSAGLLALATAAAALV from the coding sequence ATGGGTAGCATGGCCGCGACGGTACCGGACACCGAGGTGACACGGCTCGTGCTCGCCGCGGCGCTCGGCCTCTTCCTGGGGCTGGAGCGCGAGTGGTCCGAGAAGTCCGCGGGGGTGCGGACGCTCGCGCTCGTGAGCCTGCTCGGCGCGCTGTTCACCGTCGCGGACGGGGAGGCGCTGGTCGTCGCCGGCGCGGCGCTGGTCGTCGTCCACGGCGGCCTGCTCTCGGCGCGCGGGCTATTCGAGGAGGACGAGGGGCTGGCGCTCACGACCGGCGTGACGATGCTCGTCGCCTACGGGACGGGTGTGCTCGTCGGGAGCGGCCTCCTCGTGGAGGGGGTCACGGTGGCCGTCGTCTCCTCGCTGCTGCTCGTGCTCAAGCGGGAGCTCCACGCGCTCGCCGGGTCGCTGTCGCGCGCCGAGGTGCGGTCGGCCTCGGAGTTCGCCGTCCTCGCGTTCGTCGTCTTCCCGGCGCTCCCGCCCGGGGAAGCGGAGGTGACGTTCGCGGGGGTCGTGCTCGCCGTCGAGCCCCGCGTCGTCTGGCTGCTGGTCGTCACCGTCGCGGCCGTCGGCATCGTCAACTACGGCGTCGTCAGGCTGTACGGCGGCCGCGGCGTCGCCGTCACCGGCTTCTTCGGCGGGCTGGCCTCCTCGACGGCCGTCGTGGGGACGATGCTCGACCACGTCCGCCAGCGGCCCGCGGCCGCCCCCTACGCCGTCGCGGCCGTCCTGCTCGCGAACGCGGCGATGGCCGCGCGCAACCTCGCCATCGCCGTCGCCTTCACGCTCTCCGCGTCGCCGTTGTTCGGCGTGGTCCTCCCGCTCGGGGTGGTCGTGGTCGGGAGCGTCGTCCTCGCGTTCGCCACCGCCGACTGGGACGAACCCGTCGACCTCGAACTGGAGACGCCGTTCCGGCTGCGCTACGCGCTCGGCTTCGGCGTCGCCTTCCTGCTGCTGGTCGCCGTCGGCGGGGCGGCGAGCGCGCGGTTCGGCGCGCTCGGCCTGCTGGTCACGGCCGCCCTCGCGGGGCTCGTCTCGTCGGCCGGCGGGACGACGACGGCCGTCCTGCTCTACCGATCGGGCGCGGTCGACGCCGAGACGGCCACGCTCGCGGTCCTGCTCGCGACGGGGACGAGCATCGGGGTGAAGGTGGCGCTCACGGCGGGCGCGGCGAACCGCGCCTTCTTCCGTCGGGTCGCGGGCTACTCGGCCGGGCTGCTCGCGCTCGCGACCGCCGCCGCGGCGCTCGTGTAA
- a CDS encoding PadR family transcriptional regulator, translated as MYDLTGFQRDLMYVIAGRDEPHGLAIKEELEEYYEKEIHHGRLYPNLDTLVDKGLVDKGERDRRTNFYTLTRRGRREIEARRDWENEYIDAE; from the coding sequence ATGTACGACCTGACGGGGTTCCAGCGGGACCTGATGTACGTCATCGCCGGACGCGACGAGCCGCACGGCCTCGCCATCAAGGAGGAACTGGAGGAGTACTACGAGAAGGAGATACACCACGGCCGCCTCTACCCGAACCTCGACACGCTCGTGGACAAGGGGCTCGTGGACAAGGGGGAGCGCGACCGCCGGACGAACTTCTACACCCTGACGCGGCGCGGCCGCCGGGAGATCGAGGCCCGCCGCGACTGGGAGAACGAGTACATCGACGCCGAGTAA
- a CDS encoding thymidine kinase encodes MHAITNSGWVEVVTGSMFSGKTEELLRRVRRAEIAGQSVAAFSPALDDRFGSATIGSHAGQQIEATVVDQEEPEPAMHDALNGEDVVAIDEANFFSGALVDACEALAADGRRVIVSGTDQTFRGEPFHPLPDLMAVAEYVDKYQAICTQCGEPASRNQRLIEGEPAHYDDPTVMVGAEESYEARCRSCHVVRRD; translated from the coding sequence GTGCACGCCATCACGAACAGCGGGTGGGTGGAGGTCGTGACCGGCTCGATGTTCTCCGGCAAGACCGAGGAGCTGCTCCGCCGGGTCCGGCGGGCGGAGATCGCCGGGCAGTCCGTCGCCGCGTTCAGTCCCGCGCTCGACGACCGCTTCGGCTCCGCGACCATCGGGAGCCACGCCGGCCAGCAGATAGAGGCGACGGTCGTGGACCAGGAGGAGCCCGAGCCGGCGATGCACGACGCCCTCAACGGGGAGGACGTGGTCGCCATCGACGAGGCGAACTTCTTCTCGGGGGCGCTCGTCGACGCGTGCGAGGCGCTTGCGGCCGACGGCCGGCGAGTCATCGTCTCCGGCACGGACCAGACGTTCCGCGGCGAGCCGTTCCACCCGCTCCCGGACCTGATGGCCGTCGCCGAGTACGTCGACAAGTACCAGGCCATCTGCACCCAGTGCGGCGAACCCGCCTCCCGGAACCAGCGGCTCATCGAGGGGGAACCCGCCCACTACGACGACCCGACCGTCATGGTCGGCGCGGAGGAGTCCTATGAGGCCCGCTGTCGGAGCTGTCACGTCGTCCGCCGGGACTGA
- a CDS encoding DUF7528 family protein, translated as MDRENAAELRDALANALTRTREFVYTSGEHREDGSYVVARRGATSSGNRKVFDSFARFERLYERLPEEFTADDLSRTGLTDGRRHIVLRHFVEHPDVDCELTSRQPLTVRKL; from the coding sequence CTGGACCGCGAGAACGCCGCAGAGCTACGCGACGCGCTCGCGAACGCGCTCACGCGGACGCGGGAGTTCGTGTACACCAGCGGCGAGCACCGCGAGGACGGCAGCTACGTCGTCGCGCGCCGCGGGGCGACGTCGTCGGGCAACCGCAAGGTGTTCGACTCGTTCGCCCGCTTCGAGCGGCTGTACGAGCGCCTCCCCGAGGAGTTCACCGCGGACGACCTCTCGCGGACCGGGCTCACGGACGGCCGGCGACACATCGTGCTCCGCCACTTCGTCGAGCATCCGGACGTCGACTGTGAACTCACGAGCCGCCAACCCCTGACGGTGAGGAAGCTCTAA
- a CDS encoding A/G-specific adenine glycosylase, whose product MTDTAERLPDDTEAVRGALVEWYEADHRSFPWRETRDPYRILVSEVMSQQTQLGRVESAYRDFLDEWPDVAALADADRADVVGFWTDHSLGYNNRAKYLHEAARQVVDEHGGEFPTDPDGLQELMGVGPYTANAVASFAFDNGNAVVDTNVKRVLHRAFDVPDDDAAFEAVANALMPDGESRVWNNAVMELGGVACGKTPDCDEAGCPWRAWCHAYETGDFTAPDVATQPSFEGSRRQMRGRVVKALRSHGTLSLDELGPRVRVDYDPGGRYGREWLGGLLSDLADDGLVEVEGDEARLAR is encoded by the coding sequence ATGACCGACACCGCGGAGCGACTCCCCGACGACACCGAGGCGGTCCGGGGGGCGCTCGTCGAGTGGTACGAGGCCGACCACCGCTCGTTCCCGTGGCGGGAGACGCGGGACCCCTACCGCATCCTCGTCAGCGAGGTGATGAGCCAGCAGACCCAGCTCGGGCGCGTGGAGTCGGCCTACCGCGACTTCCTCGACGAGTGGCCCGACGTCGCGGCGCTCGCGGACGCCGACCGCGCCGACGTGGTCGGCTTCTGGACCGACCACTCGCTCGGCTACAACAACCGCGCGAAGTACCTCCACGAGGCGGCGCGGCAGGTCGTCGACGAGCACGGCGGCGAGTTCCCGACCGACCCGGACGGCCTGCAGGAACTGATGGGCGTCGGCCCGTACACCGCCAACGCCGTCGCCTCCTTCGCGTTCGACAACGGGAACGCCGTGGTGGACACGAACGTCAAGCGCGTCCTCCACCGCGCGTTCGACGTGCCCGACGACGACGCGGCGTTCGAGGCGGTCGCGAACGCGCTGATGCCCGACGGCGAGTCGCGCGTCTGGAACAACGCCGTCATGGAACTCGGCGGGGTCGCGTGCGGCAAGACCCCGGACTGCGACGAGGCCGGGTGCCCGTGGCGCGCGTGGTGTCACGCCTACGAGACGGGCGACTTCACCGCGCCCGACGTCGCCACGCAGCCGAGCTTCGAGGGGTCGCGCCGACAGATGCGCGGCCGCGTCGTGAAGGCGCTCCGGAGCCACGGCACGCTGTCGCTGGACGAACTCGGCCCCCGAGTCCGGGTGGACTACGACCCCGGCGGGCGGTACGGCCGCGAGTGGCTCGGCGGCCTGCTCTCCGACCTCGCGGACGACGGCCTCGTCGAGGTCGAGGGCGACGAGGCGCGTCTCGCCCGATAG
- a CDS encoding aspartate aminotransferase family protein, whose product MNRETAEPSVDTLPGPKAEERVAYHGEHAATTTYVYDFVWDVTADAEGPFCTDADGNVLLDFTSHVGAAPLGYNNPDLLERMAEFDLVDPLKIAGQDFYTTAGDPADVDFPGPAELMDRLADASPDGLDTVFLSNSGAEAVENAIKVCYDDTKGQYGITFQGAFHGRTLGALSLNRSKSVYRRDFPEIAGIHDAPFCDDRTCDPTTCSCGFFAGDTSQLRRMLDPKRGYVDAGEVAYLIMEPIQGEGGYRFPSASFMREVADVCGTHDIPLVVDEIQSGLGRTGEFWASDGYPIEPDVITAAKGLRVGATIASGDTFPEERSRLSSTWGAGDIVATMQGAITVDLIREGGLMDNAVARGRQAVETLRDYDLPGVTDVRGKGLMLALDFAGTDLRDAVVDAALARGLLTLGCGTRTLRLLPPLDVTAREIELGCSILADAVRAAQN is encoded by the coding sequence ATGAACCGCGAGACCGCCGAGCCGTCGGTCGATACCCTCCCCGGCCCGAAGGCCGAGGAGCGCGTCGCGTACCACGGCGAACACGCCGCGACGACGACCTACGTCTACGACTTCGTGTGGGACGTGACCGCCGACGCGGAGGGGCCCTTCTGTACCGACGCCGACGGCAACGTGCTCCTCGACTTCACCAGCCACGTCGGCGCGGCCCCCCTCGGCTACAACAACCCCGACCTGCTGGAGCGGATGGCCGAGTTCGACCTCGTGGACCCGCTGAAGATCGCCGGACAGGACTTCTACACGACCGCGGGCGACCCCGCCGACGTGGACTTTCCCGGCCCGGCGGAGCTGATGGACCGGCTCGCCGACGCCTCGCCCGACGGCCTGGACACCGTGTTCCTCTCGAACTCCGGCGCGGAGGCCGTCGAGAACGCCATCAAGGTCTGCTACGACGACACGAAGGGGCAGTACGGCATCACGTTCCAGGGGGCCTTCCACGGGCGGACGCTCGGCGCGCTCTCGCTCAACCGCTCGAAGTCGGTGTACCGGCGCGACTTCCCCGAGATCGCCGGAATTCACGACGCGCCCTTCTGTGACGACCGGACCTGCGACCCGACGACCTGCTCGTGTGGCTTCTTCGCGGGCGACACCTCACAGCTCCGCCGGATGCTCGACCCCAAGCGCGGCTACGTCGACGCCGGCGAGGTCGCGTATCTGATCATGGAGCCGATACAGGGCGAGGGCGGCTACCGCTTCCCCTCGGCGTCGTTCATGCGCGAGGTCGCGGACGTCTGCGGGACCCACGACATCCCCCTCGTCGTCGACGAGATACAGTCGGGGCTCGGCCGCACGGGGGAGTTCTGGGCCTCCGACGGCTACCCCATCGAGCCGGACGTCATCACCGCCGCGAAGGGGCTCCGCGTGGGCGCGACGATAGCGAGCGGGGACACCTTCCCCGAGGAGCGCTCGCGGCTCTCCTCAACGTGGGGCGCGGGCGACATCGTCGCGACCATGCAGGGCGCCATCACGGTCGACCTGATACGCGAGGGCGGGCTGATGGACAACGCGGTCGCACGGGGTCGCCAGGCCGTCGAGACCCTCCGCGATTACGACCTCCCGGGCGTCACCGACGTGCGCGGCAAGGGGCTGATGCTCGCGCTCGACTTCGCGGGGACGGACCTGCGCGACGCGGTCGTGGACGCCGCGCTCGCGCGCGGGCTGCTCACGCTCGGCTGCGGCACGCGCACCCTTCGGCTCCTGCCGCCGCTCGACGTGACGGCCCGGGAGATAGAACTGGGCTGCTCGATACTCGCCGACGCCGTCCGGGCCGCTCAGAACTGA
- a CDS encoding DUF1028 domain-containing protein, with translation MTFSIVARDPETRAVGVAVQSKFVSVGSVVPFVSADAGAVATQSFANVAYGPDGLDLLRRGHDAQAVVDTLTADDAEAESRQVGVVGRDGSVAAFTGDDCFDVAGDVQGETYTVQGNILENEATLTAMAEAYEAGEAAGDGLPERLLAALHAGNEAGGDSRGEQSAALYVAKPEGGYDGGNDRWVDVRVDDHEAPIDELERVFKLYDVTLLERAAPEETAELSGEAAEAVAATLAELGFYDGTPSGEFDAEARAALEAFRGMNNFENHSLAALEDALAHGWADAEGDGEARMVDAVWHGLSRLDRV, from the coding sequence ATGACGTTCTCCATCGTCGCGCGCGACCCCGAGACGCGCGCCGTCGGCGTCGCCGTCCAGTCGAAGTTCGTGAGCGTCGGCTCCGTCGTCCCGTTCGTGTCGGCGGACGCGGGCGCGGTAGCGACCCAGTCGTTCGCCAACGTCGCGTACGGCCCCGACGGGCTCGACCTGCTCCGCCGCGGCCACGACGCACAGGCCGTCGTCGACACGCTCACCGCGGACGACGCGGAGGCCGAGTCCCGGCAGGTCGGCGTCGTAGGCCGCGACGGCTCCGTGGCCGCGTTCACCGGCGACGACTGCTTCGACGTGGCCGGGGACGTCCAGGGCGAGACGTACACCGTCCAGGGGAACATCCTGGAGAACGAGGCGACGCTGACGGCGATGGCCGAGGCGTACGAGGCAGGCGAGGCGGCGGGCGACGGGCTGCCGGAGCGGCTCCTCGCAGCCCTCCACGCGGGCAACGAGGCCGGCGGCGACTCGCGGGGCGAGCAGTCCGCGGCCCTGTACGTCGCCAAGCCGGAGGGCGGCTACGACGGCGGCAACGACCGCTGGGTCGACGTGCGCGTCGACGACCACGAGGCGCCAATCGACGAACTCGAACGCGTCTTCAAACTGTACGATGTGACCTTACTGGAGCGAGCCGCGCCCGAGGAGACGGCGGAGCTGTCGGGCGAGGCGGCCGAGGCCGTGGCGGCGACGCTCGCGGAGCTGGGCTTCTACGACGGCACCCCGTCCGGGGAGTTCGACGCCGAGGCGCGCGCGGCGCTGGAGGCGTTCCGCGGCATGAACAACTTCGAGAACCACTCGCTCGCGGCGCTGGAGGACGCGCTGGCCCACGGCTGGGCCGACGCCGAGGGCGACGGCGAGGCGCGGATGGTGGACGCCGTCTGGCACGGGCTGTCGCGACTGGACCGGGTGTAG
- a CDS encoding GTP cyclohydrolase III — MTNTQVTLIQIDNYGPWTVTPEPRREVDLQTLQSRLYADLSQLFGNREGYVFFTRFDNMIAVTNGLDADAHALIQESVGNRYPVTVSLGVEADASPAAALGRATTHLQDAGSAQDAARTEILSGAPLAEEDRADDDVQIAHFDVNDATGKYTDQLNEFDSFIRIEQGYASLMRYMREAHDALSFFVGGDNVIAVCPAMDEADYRDAIDHVRDEVSVELKVGVGRSRNAQGAGMDAKHALETCRHDNTDVEFR, encoded by the coding sequence GTGACGAACACGCAGGTCACCCTCATCCAGATAGACAACTACGGGCCGTGGACCGTCACCCCGGAGCCGCGCCGCGAGGTCGACCTCCAGACCCTCCAGTCGCGCCTCTACGCCGACCTCTCACAGCTGTTCGGCAACCGAGAGGGGTACGTCTTCTTCACCCGTTTCGACAACATGATCGCCGTGACGAACGGGCTGGACGCCGACGCCCACGCGCTGATACAGGAGTCCGTCGGCAACCGCTACCCGGTCACGGTCTCGCTCGGCGTCGAGGCCGACGCCTCCCCGGCCGCGGCGCTCGGCAGGGCGACGACCCACCTCCAGGACGCCGGCTCGGCACAGGACGCCGCCCGGACGGAGATACTCAGCGGCGCGCCGCTGGCCGAGGAGGACCGGGCCGATGACGACGTGCAGATCGCCCACTTCGACGTGAACGACGCCACGGGGAAGTACACGGACCAGCTGAACGAGTTCGACTCGTTCATCCGCATCGAGCAGGGGTACGCGAGCCTGATGCGCTACATGCGCGAGGCCCACGACGCGCTCTCCTTCTTCGTCGGCGGCGACAACGTCATCGCGGTCTGCCCCGCGATGGACGAGGCCGACTACCGCGACGCCATCGACCACGTCCGCGACGAGGTCTCGGTCGAACTGAAGGTCGGCGTCGGTCGCTCGCGCAACGCCCAGGGCGCGGGGATGGACGCGAAGCACGCGCTCGAGACCTGTCGACACGACAACACGGACGTCGAGTTCCGCTGA
- a CDS encoding type IV pilin N-terminal domain-containing protein gives MPSRRALIAALPAVALAGCTGTTTTDAPAEATATATGTATDTPTATPSLPTGLEPTADGVAVDLGAMAAGSLAVEGTTVTYTDPVETRWVTSAVRDGTSIDDPATSDRLRAAGPIPLDGVPAARLLPVFDGTRFEYRLYANAAFRDLADWRTVLARPTDSGTERAYEAATAFESVPGTDLGVAVVSNADATGGVGATEPLLPAVTNYGYDALTSGTPDDITGLLLSRRAVSTGPDAPRANFSFEYADGSVTITHEGGENIDAKRLTVTVDGAPADASFSGTVSAGDSVTVSGVGSGDVLELVWRADGESVVVARFEAP, from the coding sequence ATGCCCTCCAGACGCGCGCTCATCGCGGCCCTGCCGGCCGTCGCGCTCGCCGGCTGTACCGGGACGACGACCACCGACGCGCCGGCCGAGGCGACCGCCACCGCGACCGGGACGGCGACGGACACTCCGACCGCAACCCCTTCGCTTCCGACGGGGCTCGAACCGACCGCCGACGGCGTCGCCGTCGACCTCGGGGCGATGGCCGCGGGGAGCCTCGCCGTCGAGGGAACGACCGTCACCTACACCGATCCGGTCGAGACGCGGTGGGTGACCTCGGCGGTGCGCGACGGAACGTCGATAGACGACCCGGCGACGAGCGACCGCCTCCGCGCGGCCGGCCCGATACCCCTCGACGGCGTGCCGGCGGCGCGGCTCCTGCCCGTCTTCGACGGGACGCGCTTCGAGTACCGGCTGTACGCGAACGCGGCCTTCCGCGACCTCGCGGACTGGAGGACGGTGCTGGCCCGGCCGACCGACAGCGGCACCGAGCGCGCCTACGAGGCGGCCACGGCGTTCGAGTCGGTTCCGGGGACGGACCTCGGCGTGGCGGTCGTCTCGAACGCGGACGCGACGGGCGGGGTCGGGGCGACGGAGCCGCTGCTGCCCGCGGTGACGAACTACGGCTACGACGCGCTCACGTCGGGGACGCCCGACGACATCACGGGCCTCCTGTTGAGCCGTCGGGCGGTCTCGACCGGCCCGGACGCGCCGCGGGCGAACTTCTCGTTCGAGTACGCCGACGGCTCGGTCACGATAACCCACGAGGGCGGCGAGAACATCGACGCGAAGCGGCTGACCGTGACGGTGGACGGTGCCCCGGCGGACGCCTCCTTCTCGGGGACCGTCAGCGCGGGCGACTCGGTGACGGTGTCGGGCGTCGGGAGCGGCGACGTGTTAGAACTCGTGTGGCGCGCCGACGGCGAGTCGGTCGTCGTCGCGCGTTTCGAGGCGCCGTAG
- a CDS encoding AI-2E family transporter, giving the protein MALSDVDRSRTAWWAIGGGLAVFLAFVAYSFVGTLVFAVFLYYATRPVYNRVSKRVGPPSVAAALSLFALALPLLLLVGYALAIGLQEFNNVSRSVDFGPLESALGPYRNVTTGVADPGSFLDDPNLVGTVQDALGTGLDYAGFVGTGLLHLFVMFAVAFYLLRDAPRLSRWLMGRFGDDAGVLDRYARAVDRDLYKVFSGNIFNAVFTAAIGAIVYSVLDFLAPASAGIPYPALVGLLAGAASLVPVVGMKLVYVPVGAYLFGSAYLSADPNYAIPAAFVLLSFVVVDTIPDLVLRPYVSGRNLHVGLVMFAYIFGPLLFGWYGIFLGPLLLVLVVHFARLVLPELVSGTRIQPFAVDPAAMTELPMERAGEPSDADATGAPDGGEETPDDDDGDATPA; this is encoded by the coding sequence ATGGCGCTCTCCGACGTGGACCGGTCCCGGACGGCGTGGTGGGCGATCGGCGGCGGGCTCGCGGTCTTCCTCGCGTTCGTCGCCTACTCGTTCGTCGGGACGCTCGTGTTCGCCGTCTTCCTCTACTACGCCACCCGGCCGGTGTACAACCGGGTGTCGAAGCGGGTCGGGCCGCCCTCCGTCGCCGCGGCCCTCTCGCTGTTCGCGCTCGCGCTCCCGCTGCTGTTGCTGGTCGGCTACGCGCTCGCCATCGGCCTCCAGGAGTTCAACAACGTCTCGCGCTCCGTCGACTTCGGGCCGCTCGAATCGGCCCTCGGGCCGTACCGGAACGTCACCACCGGCGTCGCGGATCCGGGCTCGTTCCTGGACGACCCGAACCTCGTCGGCACCGTGCAGGACGCGCTCGGGACCGGACTCGACTACGCGGGCTTCGTCGGCACCGGTCTGCTCCACCTGTTCGTGATGTTCGCCGTCGCCTTCTACCTGCTCCGGGACGCCCCGCGGCTCTCGCGGTGGCTCATGGGGCGGTTCGGCGACGACGCCGGCGTCCTCGACCGCTACGCCCGCGCCGTGGACCGCGACCTCTACAAGGTGTTCTCGGGCAACATCTTCAACGCGGTCTTCACCGCCGCCATCGGCGCTATCGTCTACTCCGTGCTCGACTTCCTCGCGCCCGCGTCCGCCGGCATCCCGTACCCCGCGCTCGTCGGCCTGCTCGCGGGCGCGGCCTCGCTCGTCCCCGTCGTCGGGATGAAACTCGTCTACGTCCCCGTCGGGGCGTACCTGTTCGGGAGCGCGTACCTGTCCGCCGACCCGAACTACGCGATTCCCGCCGCGTTCGTCCTGCTCTCGTTCGTCGTCGTGGACACTATCCCGGACCTCGTGCTCCGGCCGTACGTCTCGGGCCGGAACCTCCACGTCGGGCTGGTCATGTTCGCGTACATCTTCGGCCCGCTGCTGTTCGGCTGGTACGGCATCTTCCTCGGGCCGCTGTTGCTCGTGCTCGTCGTCCACTTCGCGCGACTCGTGCTCCCGGAACTGGTCTCCGGAACCCGGATACAGCCGTTCGCGGTCGACCCCGCGGCGATGACGGAGCTCCCGATGGAGCGGGCGGGCGAGCCGTCGGACGCCGACGCGACCGGGGCGCCCGACGGCGGGGAGGAGACGCCGGACGACGATGACGGGGACGCGACCCCCGCCTGA
- a CDS encoding NADPH-dependent FMN reductase — MDTIHVAALVGSLREASYTRLACRRALAVADEYDRVETDLIDLRTLDLPTYNGDRDDPPGVTELLERVAAADAVLLGTPNYHGSYSGVLKNALDYCGFDEFEDTTVGLLVVAGGAYSSAPLDHLRIVARSVNAWVIPHQVAIQGASSRFEDGVLVDEKHAERVDTLGRRLVEYANIEPDPPTQESESNVGADD; from the coding sequence ATGGACACCATCCACGTCGCGGCGCTCGTCGGGAGCCTCCGCGAGGCGAGTTACACCCGGCTCGCGTGCAGGCGGGCGCTCGCCGTCGCCGACGAGTACGACCGCGTGGAGACGGACCTCATCGACCTGCGGACCCTCGACCTGCCAACCTACAACGGCGACCGCGACGACCCGCCGGGCGTGACCGAGCTACTGGAGCGGGTGGCGGCGGCCGACGCCGTCCTGCTCGGGACGCCGAACTACCACGGCTCCTACTCCGGCGTGTTGAAGAACGCGCTCGACTACTGCGGCTTCGACGAGTTCGAGGACACGACCGTCGGCCTGCTCGTCGTCGCCGGCGGCGCGTACTCCTCCGCGCCGCTCGACCACCTCCGCATCGTCGCCCGCTCGGTGAACGCGTGGGTCATCCCGCATCAGGTCGCCATTCAGGGCGCGAGTTCCCGCTTTGAGGACGGCGTCCTCGTCGACGAGAAACACGCCGAACGCGTGGACACCCTGGGTCGCAGGCTCGTGGAGTACGCGAACATCGAACCGGACCCGCCGACACAGGAGAGCGAGTCGAACGTCGGCGCGGACGACTGA
- a CDS encoding DUF7117 family protein, whose amino-acid sequence MKVRGTRECRSCGTRWSYYETGSVECPDCGSMRSVGVEDERKLHTATNATLDLSPVRNAVEEVPLRDLAERAVEATREFTRSYGFVDGGDLRPLDDRYLAAMELRAVADAVGRGARVSDDEELYFLSLLRGDLGDRPAPDEVPDALRDSRGLAYANAVDEYRSDARAYLDEHPDPAASDALARLDGHVRRVQAIQGDVPPAEAETLVRVARGVGRYLREDDEAALAEARSRLDALD is encoded by the coding sequence ATGAAGGTTCGCGGCACCCGCGAGTGTCGGTCGTGCGGGACGCGGTGGTCCTACTACGAGACGGGCAGCGTCGAGTGCCCCGACTGCGGGAGCATGCGGAGCGTCGGCGTCGAGGACGAGCGCAAGCTCCACACCGCGACGAACGCGACGCTCGACCTCTCGCCGGTGCGCAACGCCGTCGAGGAGGTGCCGCTGCGCGACCTCGCGGAGCGCGCGGTCGAGGCCACGAGGGAGTTCACCCGCAGCTACGGCTTCGTGGACGGGGGCGACCTCCGGCCGCTGGACGACCGCTACCTCGCCGCGATGGAACTGCGGGCCGTCGCGGACGCCGTCGGGCGGGGCGCCCGCGTGAGCGACGACGAGGAGCTCTACTTCCTCTCGCTGCTCCGGGGCGACCTCGGTGACCGGCCCGCGCCCGACGAGGTGCCCGACGCCCTCCGCGACTCGCGGGGGCTGGCCTACGCGAACGCGGTCGACGAGTACCGGAGCGACGCCCGGGCGTACCTCGACGAACACCCGGACCCGGCCGCGAGCGACGCCCTGGCTCGCCTCGACGGCCACGTCCGTCGGGTGCAAGCGATACAGGGCGACGTGCCGCCCGCGGAGGCGGAGACGCTCGTCCGTGTCGCGCGCGGCGTGGGCCGGTACCTCCGCGAGGACGACGAGGCCGCGCTCGCCGAGGCGCGCTCCCGGCTCGACGCGCTCGACTGA
- a CDS encoding YIP1 family protein: protein MTTWVENPTGGRERGPRGLARAWIEILRRPRRFFANGVAPGDQAPGLTFAVSVALVYVATRFAFLPSARPAFFANEAASVGVGLLVAALIIAPVALHLVAALEVVILIAVVRDRAGVSETVQVIGYATAPMALAGVGVPPALADVALLPEVVAAWRLGLALWGAGLLWYGMATVHDTSLVRAGVAVALPAVIVFGYLFGGVFAFETLTGIEVADTTPPTGAGTAASGDMETQLVGGREPRP from the coding sequence GTGACCACGTGGGTCGAGAACCCGACCGGGGGACGCGAGCGCGGCCCGCGGGGACTGGCGCGGGCGTGGATAGAGATACTCCGCCGGCCGCGCCGCTTCTTCGCGAACGGCGTCGCGCCGGGCGACCAGGCCCCCGGACTCACCTTCGCCGTGAGCGTCGCGCTCGTGTACGTGGCGACGCGGTTCGCGTTCCTCCCGAGCGCGCGGCCGGCCTTCTTCGCCAACGAGGCGGCCTCGGTCGGGGTCGGCCTGCTCGTCGCGGCGCTGATAATCGCCCCCGTCGCGCTCCACCTCGTGGCCGCGCTGGAGGTCGTCATCCTCATCGCCGTCGTGCGCGACCGCGCGGGCGTCTCCGAGACGGTCCAGGTCATCGGCTACGCCACCGCGCCGATGGCGCTCGCCGGCGTCGGCGTCCCGCCCGCGCTCGCCGACGTGGCCCTGCTCCCCGAGGTCGTCGCGGCGTGGCGGCTCGGCCTCGCGCTGTGGGGCGCCGGGCTGTTGTGGTACGGGATGGCGACGGTCCACGACACGTCGCTCGTTCGCGCGGGCGTCGCCGTCGCCCTGCCCGCGGTCATCGTCTTCGGCTACCTGTTCGGCGGCGTGTTCGCCTTCGAGACGCTGACCGGCATCGAGGTCGCGGACACGACGCCCCCGACGGGCGCGGGCACCGCGGCGTCGGGCGACATGGAAACGCAGTTAGTCGGCGGCCGCGAACCGCGACCGTGA